A section of the Candidatus Omnitrophota bacterium genome encodes:
- a CDS encoding UDP-N-acetylglucosamine--N-acetylmuramyl-(pentapeptide) pyrophosphoryl-undecaprenol N-acetylglucosamine transferase yields the protein MKILFALSGSGGHIFPALSTAEKLAKGSSQADIVFLTEKNKISLEILGNSEFKVFFLDSKLARRLPLQAFSSIVKLLMTSFESLRIVREIRPDVVVGFGGYISIIPIFLAKLFRLKSIIHEQNVSLGRANYLLSLICNCLAVSFKATEGRFKNSRLNKKIIYTGLPLREGLKEVSSSEAIRFFDFDSNIFTILVLGGSQGSQHINKDFIDCLEDLPFKDKLQIIHISGFKDEAWIKSFYDKSPQLKVKTFPFLSQMSFAFSAADLCICRSGASTINELSLFKLPAMLIPYPGTHVHQRENAQILVKAGAAVLLEERKLAFSLKENLKRLYNQREIIKDMKESFPKDVIFNASDRLSEVIINI from the coding sequence ATGAAGATATTATTCGCCCTTAGTGGTTCTGGCGGCCATATATTTCCTGCCTTGAGCACAGCAGAAAAACTTGCTAAAGGAAGCAGTCAGGCGGATATAGTTTTTTTAACAGAAAAAAACAAGATAAGCCTTGAGATATTAGGTAATAGCGAATTTAAGGTATTTTTTCTAGACTCTAAACTCGCACGCCGCCTTCCTTTACAAGCATTCTCATCCATTGTAAAATTATTAATGACATCTTTCGAGAGCTTGCGCATTGTAAGAGAAATCCGGCCTGACGTCGTTGTTGGCTTTGGAGGCTATATAAGTATAATACCTATATTTTTGGCAAAATTATTCAGGCTTAAAAGCATTATCCATGAACAGAATGTTTCTTTAGGTAGGGCAAATTATCTTCTATCCTTAATTTGCAATTGTCTGGCAGTAAGTTTTAAGGCCACAGAAGGCAGATTTAAAAACTCAAGACTTAATAAAAAAATTATTTATACGGGATTACCACTTCGGGAGGGTCTAAAAGAGGTAAGTTCATCGGAGGCTATTCGTTTTTTTGATTTTGATTCCAATATTTTTACAATCCTTGTTCTGGGTGGTTCGCAAGGCTCACAACATATAAATAAAGACTTTATTGATTGTTTAGAAGATTTACCCTTTAAGGATAAATTACAGATTATCCATATCTCTGGATTTAAGGATGAGGCTTGGATTAAATCTTTTTATGATAAGTCTCCTCAACTGAAGGTGAAAACCTTCCCGTTTTTAAGCCAGATGAGTTTTGCCTTTAGCGCTGCAGATCTTTGTATCTGTCGCAGCGGAGCCTCAACTATTAATGAGCTAAGCTTATTTAAACTTCCGGCAATGCTTATCCCTTACCCGGGAACACATGTTCATCAGCGTGAGAATGCCCAAATTCTAGTAAAGGCTGGGGCAGCAGTTCTTCTTGAGGAAAGAAAATTAGCATTTTCTCTAAAGGAGAATTTAAAACGCCTATATAACCAGAGAGAAATAATTAAGGATATGAAGGAGTCTTTTCCTAAGGATGTGATATTTAATGCCAGCGATCGATTGTCGGAGGTAATTATAAACATATGA
- the murC gene encoding UDP-N-acetylmuramate--L-alanine ligase, whose protein sequence is MKNYHLVGIGGVGMSAIATLLMKRDLKLSGSDIRENQIIRDLKEKGVDINIGHRRKNLSKNVEALVLSSAIGDDNPEIIEAKRRGIPIYGRAQVLSWLMKGKKIITVTGAHGKTTTASLIAYILSHAGLNPTVAIGGVAKNFSINAWQGDGDYFVAEADESDGSFLNFKPDFSIITNIDNEHLDYYGSFDSLLDSFAKFIDGTRDGGTILIDYCDKNLQTLVNNSGKHYKTFGLDRNADIRAENIKTLSFGLQFDCLLASKRLARISLPLIGEHNIINCLAAILLSLELNIDLNRIIQAIKDYQGTWRRLDLKFRSPKIMLIDDYAHHPTEIKATLKAVKELITANKSYQKIITVFQPHRFSRTKLLLGEFIGAFDLCDDLIITDIYSATEKPIKGINAKILYEEIKKAKKDNVYYLEKQDIIDHVLKHLSGSDVVLFLGAGDITKLADEFREVLERI, encoded by the coding sequence ATGAAAAATTATCATCTCGTAGGTATTGGCGGAGTCGGAATGAGCGCCATTGCCACATTGCTCATGAAGCGGGATCTAAAATTAAGCGGTTCAGATATACGCGAAAATCAGATTATTCGCGATTTAAAGGAGAAGGGAGTAGATATCAACATCGGTCATCGTAGGAAAAATCTGAGTAAAAATGTAGAGGCGCTTGTCCTATCTTCGGCAATTGGTGATGATAATCCAGAGATTATTGAGGCCAAGAGGAGAGGTATACCTATTTATGGGCGCGCACAAGTTTTGTCCTGGCTTATGAAGGGAAAGAAGATCATCACCGTAACCGGTGCACATGGTAAGACAACGACAGCTTCTCTTATTGCTTATATCCTTTCCCACGCGGGTTTAAATCCTACTGTGGCTATCGGCGGAGTTGCCAAGAACTTTTCCATTAATGCCTGGCAGGGCGATGGCGATTATTTTGTAGCTGAGGCTGATGAGAGCGATGGTTCTTTCCTAAATTTTAAACCCGATTTTTCAATTATTACCAATATTGACAATGAACACTTGGATTATTATGGTAGCTTCGATTCTCTGCTTGACTCCTTTGCTAAATTTATTGATGGAACAAGAGATGGTGGAACAATTCTGATAGACTACTGTGATAAGAATTTACAGACCTTAGTAAACAATTCCGGAAAACACTATAAGACCTTTGGTCTGGATAGGAATGCAGATATCCGGGCAGAAAATATTAAGACCTTATCATTCGGCTTGCAATTTGACTGCCTTCTAGCTTCAAAAAGATTAGCTAGAATTTCCCTACCGCTGATTGGTGAGCATAATATAATAAATTGCCTGGCTGCTATTCTTTTAAGTTTAGAGTTAAATATTGACTTGAATAGAATAATCCAGGCTATTAAGGATTATCAGGGAACATGGCGCCGCCTAGATTTAAAATTTAGGAGCCCGAAGATTATGCTCATCGATGACTATGCGCACCATCCTACTGAAATCAAGGCTACCTTGAAGGCTGTGAAAGAATTGATAACCGCAAATAAATCTTACCAAAAGATTATTACTGTATTTCAGCCACATCGTTTTTCACGCACAAAGCTTTTACTTGGTGAGTTTATAGGTGCCTTTGATTTATGCGATGATTTAATTATCACTGATATCTACTCGGCAACTGAGAAGCCAATTAAAGGAATCAACGCCAAGATTCTTTATGAGGAGATTAAAAAGGCAAAGAAAGATAATGTCTATTATTTAGAAAAACAGGATATCATTGATCATGTTCTCAAACATCTATCCGGATCTGATGTTGTTCTTTTTCTGGGAGCAGGTGATATCACCAAATTAGCTGATGAATTTAGGGAAGTCCTTGAAAGGATTTAA
- the murB gene encoding UDP-N-acetylmuramate dehydrogenase has product MKGFKGEIKFKEPLSLHTTFRIGGAINLWAEPGDIPSLRMLLKFAREEDLAVLVVGGGSNLLCKDKFLNALAINLCSPFFSKIRINSKGIIAGAGAKTPHLIKEALKAGRGGLEFLAGIPATLGGAIWMNAAAGPGGSTADIVESVQIMNAAGRIRNIRRADLEFKYRGLNLSRCIILKAQLKLTRQPRGNIKELLTTNLKRRKRSQELNASSAGCVFKNPSQEVGKGITAGYLIQKAKLKGTSCGRAYVSKRHANFIINKGDAKAKDVIALMNKVKTKVKDKFAIRLEPEINIIGNTRRAASDINGLRFL; this is encoded by the coding sequence TTGAAAGGATTTAAGGGAGAGATTAAATTTAAAGAGCCACTTTCTTTGCATACTACTTTTAGGATTGGCGGCGCGATAAATTTATGGGCAGAGCCAGGGGATATCCCTTCTTTAAGAATGTTGCTTAAGTTTGCAAGGGAGGAAGACCTTGCAGTTTTAGTTGTAGGAGGAGGTTCTAATCTACTCTGCAAAGATAAATTCCTTAATGCCCTTGCCATTAATCTATGTAGCCCCTTTTTTTCTAAGATTAGGATAAATTCAAAAGGTATTATTGCCGGCGCTGGCGCAAAAACGCCCCATCTGATCAAAGAGGCCTTAAAGGCTGGAAGAGGCGGCCTTGAATTCTTAGCAGGTATTCCAGCAACCTTAGGTGGTGCAATCTGGATGAATGCTGCAGCAGGCCCTGGTGGCTCTACGGCAGATATAGTTGAGTCAGTTCAGATAATGAATGCTGCTGGGAGAATTCGCAATATAAGAAGGGCTGATTTAGAATTTAAGTATCGAGGTCTAAATCTTTCTCGTTGTATAATTCTAAAAGCGCAATTGAAATTAACAAGGCAGCCCCGAGGCAATATAAAAGAATTATTAACCACTAATCTTAAAAGACGAAAAAGGTCCCAAGAATTAAATGCCTCCTCAGCTGGATGCGTTTTTAAAAATCCCTCGCAAGAAGTAGGCAAGGGGATTACTGCTGGTTATTTAATCCAGAAGGCCAAACTTAAAGGCACTAGCTGTGGCAGGGCTTATGTCTCGAAGCGTCATGCAAATTTTATTATTAATAAAGGAGATGCAAAGGCTAAGGATGTGATCGCGCTCATGAATAAAGTCAAAACAAAGGTCAAGGATAAATTCGCAATTAGACTCGAGCCTGAGATCAACATCATTGGAAACACAAGAAGAGCAGCCTCAGACATTAATGGCCTTAGGTTTTTATGA
- a CDS encoding D-alanine--D-alanine ligase, translating into MRVKNLESLKIAVFMGGVSQEREISIKSGNAVFLALKDAGLNVIKVDITSDNRQKIKEKIKDLKIDLVFIALHGRFGEDGTLQEILEDEAVAYTGSGPAASRLAMDKIASKKMFLEAHLNVPPFSVVGLSKDDELCNIIEKIGFPLVVKPASSGSSIGLSIIQREEDILKALSLARKSSDSVIIEKFIKGREITVGILDKQSLPPIEIVPDEQFFNFQAKYKSEGTQYIVPARLDKTLLEQFRHAAFSAHKCLSCSGFSRVDMLLGAGDNKIYVLEVNTIPGLTERSLLPKAAKYIGLDFPRLCQEILGLARGL; encoded by the coding sequence ATGAGAGTTAAGAATTTAGAGAGTCTTAAAATTGCCGTTTTTATGGGTGGGGTATCGCAAGAGCGTGAGATTTCCATTAAATCAGGCAATGCTGTATTTCTAGCACTAAAAGATGCGGGTCTTAATGTAATAAAGGTTGATATCACTTCCGATAACAGGCAAAAAATCAAGGAAAAGATAAAAGATTTGAAGATAGATTTGGTTTTCATCGCTCTTCACGGAAGGTTTGGGGAGGACGGCACATTACAGGAAATACTAGAGGATGAGGCAGTCGCCTATACAGGTTCAGGCCCTGCTGCCAGTAGATTGGCAATGGATAAGATTGCCTCAAAAAAAATGTTTTTAGAGGCGCATCTGAATGTGCCGCCATTTTCTGTAGTAGGTTTATCCAAGGATGATGAGCTTTGTAATATTATTGAAAAAATAGGATTTCCTTTGGTAGTAAAACCTGCAAGCTCAGGTTCAAGCATTGGTCTTTCCATTATCCAGAGAGAAGAGGATATTCTTAAGGCGCTTAGCCTGGCTAGGAAATCTAGCGATTCGGTTATTATCGAAAAATTTATTAAAGGCAGAGAAATAACTGTAGGGATTTTAGATAAGCAGTCTTTGCCGCCAATTGAGATTGTACCGGATGAGCAATTTTTCAATTTTCAGGCTAAATATAAAAGCGAAGGCACGCAATATATTGTTCCGGCAAGGTTAGATAAAACTTTATTAGAGCAGTTTAGGCATGCTGCGTTCTCTGCGCATAAATGCCTATCTTGTAGTGGATTTTCTCGTGTGGATATGCTTCTTGGCGCTGGTGATAATAAGATTTATGTGCTTGAAGTGAATACGATTCCTGGTTTAACCGAAAGGAGTCTACTCCCTAAAGCGGCTAAGTATATCGGCCTTGATTTTCCAAGGCTGTGTCAGGAAATACTAGGATTGGCTAGAGGCTTATGA
- a CDS encoding FtsQ-type POTRA domain-containing protein: MKYQKRNIKIKQKKIFKIRYIRKFAIFSILVILAILTLNPSFKKIQKSAFFEVRTVVIKGNPGWLEHSVRFLIGKNLFSIDLDKVRNRLKYEHSEIEEISLSRLWPDAIYIKFTLRKAVATLAAREDLLVDKYGFFLERGKYKEAVLDLPLIQGISLRGSERKKRINLDAKVTAAFELIQLYSKSGILDDYRLIEVDVGHISKNALSISKKESGKDQHRIIVKVGEGSYKRKLEMLEVFLNKADFNWANINYVDLRFNEPIVGLKDGQ; encoded by the coding sequence ATGAAATATCAAAAGAGAAATATCAAGATTAAGCAAAAAAAGATTTTTAAAATAAGGTATATAAGGAAGTTTGCGATATTTTCTATTTTAGTTATTTTAGCAATTCTGACTCTAAATCCCTCTTTTAAGAAGATACAAAAAAGCGCCTTTTTCGAAGTCAGGACAGTTGTAATAAAAGGCAATCCCGGCTGGCTTGAGCACTCTGTGAGATTTCTTATTGGTAAGAATCTTTTTAGCATTGATTTAGACAAGGTCAGAAACAGATTAAAATATGAGCATTCTGAAATAGAAGAGATCTCATTAAGTAGACTTTGGCCAGATGCAATATATATTAAGTTTACTCTTAGAAAGGCTGTGGCGACATTGGCAGCAAGGGAAGATTTATTAGTTGACAAATACGGATTCTTTTTAGAAAGAGGCAAATATAAAGAGGCTGTCCTTGATTTACCTCTGATTCAAGGCATCTCTCTTAGGGGATCAGAGAGAAAAAAGCGCATAAATTTAGATGCTAAAGTCACAGCAGCATTCGAACTTATCCAGCTATATTCAAAGTCAGGGATCTTAGATGATTACAGGCTGATTGAGGTAGATGTCGGACATATCTCCAAAAACGCACTCTCTATTAGCAAAAAAGAATCTGGCAAAGATCAGCATCGAATAATTGTAAAGGTTGGCGAAGGTTCATATAAGAGGAAGTTAGAGATGCTAGAGGTCTTCTTAAACAAGGCAGATTTTAACTGGGCTAATATAAATTATGTTGATTTGCGTTTTAACGAGCCGATCGTTGGTTTAAAAGATGGGCAATAG
- a CDS encoding rod shape-determining protein: MGNSQIFVVDIGGSKVSAALAFCSRDNRIFEIFTESAKRRAVSRNSTEYMSDLSDIISNIKTSLERKTDTRLKDVFANIDSEFVSCRLSKAAMALTQGVAKTVSHSELKRVQSQARHLGLKLDEEILHEFPSRYIVDSNVAVGNPLGLAARKLEVDLFLIVAKAIGVDSMTKILSRSGLKLKSVSFSGIASAAAILKSREELQNAVVIDIGALNTKIAIFSDGILNDVKVIHFAGNNISEAISSSLNLSYALAEELKETYSSVAVDVALSDDDIMIKTKNSYKTIKRSKVSKAALPEVKRLISLIKDCLGQALSNEPRIFVCGGTALLDGLLEALEAELSVPVVLGRPNVDYFPAQKRNNFFKNPSQATMVGLIALALKKADVIPASPKPKGKELFGQFLEKVKQAYTDYF, translated from the coding sequence ATGGGCAATAGTCAAATTTTTGTTGTGGATATCGGAGGCAGTAAGGTAAGTGCAGCCTTGGCATTCTGCTCAAGGGACAATAGAATTTTTGAGATTTTTACTGAGTCCGCAAAAAGAAGAGCTGTATCTAGAAATAGCACAGAGTACATGAGCGATTTGAGTGATATAATTTCAAACATCAAGACATCCTTAGAGAGGAAGACCGATACCAGATTAAAAGATGTCTTTGCCAATATTGATTCCGAATTTGTAAGTTGTCGCCTAAGTAAGGCGGCAATGGCCTTGACCCAAGGCGTTGCAAAGACTGTTTCGCATTCAGAGTTGAAGAGGGTCCAGAGTCAAGCCCGGCATTTGGGGCTTAAGCTTGATGAAGAAATACTGCATGAATTTCCTAGCCGCTATATAGTCGACTCAAACGTGGCTGTAGGCAATCCCTTGGGATTAGCAGCCAGAAAATTAGAAGTGGACCTATTCCTTATAGTCGCAAAGGCTATTGGTGTTGATTCTATGACTAAGATCCTAAGTCGCTCTGGACTAAAACTCAAATCAGTTTCCTTTTCAGGGATTGCATCTGCTGCGGCAATATTAAAGAGCAGGGAAGAATTGCAAAATGCAGTTGTAATTGATATTGGAGCCCTAAATACAAAGATTGCGATTTTTTCTGATGGCATCTTAAATGATGTAAAGGTGATACATTTTGCTGGAAATAATATTAGCGAGGCTATTTCAAGTTCCCTAAATCTATCTTATGCACTTGCTGAGGAATTGAAAGAAACCTATAGCAGCGTAGCAGTTGATGTTGCTTTATCCGACGACGACATCATGATCAAGACCAAAAACTCTTATAAGACAATTAAACGCTCCAAGGTTTCTAAAGCGGCATTGCCAGAGGTAAAGAGATTGATTTCTTTGATAAAAGATTGCCTGGGTCAAGCCTTATCGAATGAGCCGCGTATTTTTGTCTGTGGAGGTACTGCGCTTTTAGATGGTCTCTTGGAGGCATTGGAGGCTGAGCTATCAGTACCAGTTGTTCTTGGCCGTCCAAACGTAGACTATTTCCCGGCCCAAAAACGTAATAATTTTTTCAAAAATCCTAGCCAGGCAACGATGGTCGGCCTTATTGCACTGGCTTTAAAAAAAGCAGATGTGATACCCGCCTCACCCAAGCCTAAAGGAAAAGAATTATTCGGTCAATTTCTTGAGAAAGTAAAGCAGGCCTATACTGATTATTTTTAG
- a CDS encoding YggS family pyridoxal phosphate-dependent enzyme, producing the protein MLSYSVSILKKSKEMIQENILRLKERITAVCNRLGRNPQEIKIVAITKNTTPPMIKQAIDYGINDIGENRVQDAISKFASLESEKIKFSKHMVGHLQTNKAKKCVEIFDLIQSVDSLKLASEINEQAEKINKIQNILIQVNTSSEVTKFGLKCEELKGFIREIPKFENLKVQGLMTIAPLVENPQEVRIFFKRLSELKDKINEQREQAENIGILSMGMTDDFEVAIEEGSNMIRVGRAIFGD; encoded by the coding sequence ATGTTAAGTTATTCCGTTAGCATTCTTAAAAAGTCAAAAGAGATGATTCAAGAAAATATTTTGCGCTTAAAGGAGCGCATAACCGCAGTCTGTAACCGCCTAGGCAGAAACCCGCAAGAAATTAAGATTGTCGCTATTACAAAAAATACCACACCCCCAATGATTAAGCAGGCTATTGATTACGGTATTAATGATATTGGCGAAAATCGTGTTCAGGATGCTATTTCAAAGTTTGCCAGTTTAGAGAGCGAGAAGATAAAATTTAGCAAACATATGGTTGGCCATCTACAGACTAACAAGGCCAAAAAGTGCGTTGAAATATTTGATCTTATACAGTCTGTAGACAGCCTAAAACTAGCCTCAGAGATTAATGAGCAGGCTGAAAAAATCAACAAAATCCAGAATATATTGATCCAGGTCAATACCTCTAGCGAAGTAACTAAATTCGGTCTGAAGTGCGAAGAGCTCAAAGGTTTTATAAGAGAGATTCCCAAATTTGAAAATTTAAAGGTTCAGGGTCTCATGACCATAGCGCCTTTAGTAGAGAATCCTCAAGAAGTACGTATCTTTTTTAAGAGATTAAGTGAATTAAAAGATAAGATTAACGAGCAGAGAGAGCAGGCTGAAAATATAGGAATCCTCTCAATGGGCATGACTGATGATTTTGAGGTAGCAATTGAGGAAGGCTCAAATATGATTAGGGTTGGCAGGGCTATTTTTGGAGACTAG
- a CDS encoding pyrroline-5-carboxylate reductase — MQKGIGIIGFGNMGSAIAEQLKDKYQIFVFDKDENKTRDLSSIYVSRDIDSLLARVDTVILAVKPQDFDALVSKIKDLLANKLVVSIAAGISTEYIQKELGKVRIIRSMPNLPAKIGRGMICICRGQYATGNDLKFARELFLNLGTILEVDESMMDSATAISGSGPGFLYAFLENREKSQWPDFLKEKFIPKLSESALKAGFRQEEAKILANHTACGSLALLEQTGLGPQDLRMQVTSKGGTTEAGLKKLDVNNVESLLAACEAALLKVKSLSR; from the coding sequence ATGCAAAAAGGAATCGGGATTATAGGCTTTGGTAATATGGGTTCGGCGATTGCTGAACAATTAAAAGATAAATATCAAATTTTTGTTTTTGATAAGGATGAAAATAAGACCAGAGATTTAAGCTCTATTTATGTTAGTAGAGATATTGATAGTTTATTAGCTAGAGTCGATACAGTTATATTGGCAGTAAAGCCGCAGGACTTTGATGCCTTAGTTAGCAAGATAAAAGATTTGCTCGCAAATAAACTTGTGGTTTCGATTGCTGCTGGTATTTCTACAGAATATATCCAGAAGGAATTAGGCAAGGTGCGTATTATTCGCAGCATGCCTAATCTTCCTGCTAAAATAGGCCGTGGCATGATTTGTATATGTAGGGGCCAATATGCTACTGGCAATGATTTGAAATTTGCAAGAGAACTGTTTCTAAATTTGGGAACTATACTAGAGGTAGATGAGTCTATGATGGATTCTGCAACAGCAATCTCTGGCAGCGGCCCGGGTTTTCTCTATGCATTTCTTGAAAATAGAGAAAAAAGCCAATGGCCTGATTTTTTAAAAGAGAAATTCATACCTAAGCTCTCTGAGTCAGCCCTGAAGGCAGGCTTCAGGCAAGAAGAGGCCAAAATCTTGGCTAATCACACTGCTTGCGGTAGCCTTGCGTTACTAGAGCAGACTGGGCTAGGCCCGCAAGATTTACGAATGCAGGTTACTTCTAAAGGAGGCACTACAGAAGCTGGCTTAAAGAAATTAGACGTTAATAATGTTGAGTCTTTACTTGCGGCATGTGAAGCAGCTTTATTAAAAGTAAAGTCATTGTCGCGCTAG
- the mtnP gene encoding S-methyl-5'-thioadenosine phosphorylase, whose translation MSGKIGIMGGSGLQKLEGIKDVRKEEVKTPFGDASDKFVIGKLEGKEVVFLPRHGLGHRIAPSEINYRANIYGMKKLGVERIISVTACGSLKEDIRPLDFVAVDQFVDRTNHARDMTFFDKDIVVHVVFAHPVCAGLSNSICEAAKLGDVSIHKGGTYINMEGPAFSTLAESNLYRSWGMDIIGMTNMAEAKLAREAEICYATLAAVTDYDCWHLEHESVTIDLVIANLQKNIDNAKKIISNLVKILPDKRDCGCRDALKFAIITDKNLIPNRVKKDLDIIIGKYIK comes from the coding sequence ATGTCAGGAAAAATCGGAATCATGGGTGGAAGCGGCTTACAAAAATTAGAAGGGATAAAGGATGTGAGAAAAGAAGAGGTTAAGACACCTTTCGGAGATGCGTCGGATAAATTTGTAATTGGGAAGCTAGAAGGCAAAGAGGTTGTTTTTCTGCCGCGGCATGGCCTGGGCCATAGGATAGCTCCGAGTGAAATAAATTATCGGGCTAATATTTATGGAATGAAAAAACTTGGCGTTGAAAGAATAATCTCTGTAACTGCCTGCGGTAGTTTAAAAGAGGATATCAGGCCTTTAGATTTTGTGGCTGTTGATCAGTTTGTTGACAGGACTAATCATGCAAGGGATATGACCTTTTTTGATAAGGATATTGTTGTCCATGTAGTTTTTGCACATCCAGTATGCGCAGGGCTTTCTAATTCGATATGTGAGGCTGCTAAGCTAGGAGATGTCAGTATTCACAAGGGTGGTACCTACATAAACATGGAAGGACCCGCATTTTCAACTCTAGCAGAGTCGAATCTTTACCGGTCTTGGGGAATGGATATAATTGGCATGACTAATATGGCTGAGGCAAAATTAGCACGAGAGGCAGAGATATGTTATGCGACATTGGCTGCTGTAACGGATTATGACTGTTGGCATCTTGAACATGAAAGCGTAACTATAGATTTAGTAATTGCCAACTTACAAAAGAATATTGATAACGCAAAGAAGATCATATCTAATCTTGTTAAAATCCTACCGGACAAAAGAGATTGCGGCTGTCGCGATGCGCTTAAGTTTGCAATTATTACAGATAAAAACCTAATACCGAATAGGGTAAAGAAAGATCTAGATATTATCATCGGAAAGTATATAAAATGA